One window of Chloroflexota bacterium genomic DNA carries:
- a CDS encoding CTP synthase, with amino-acid sequence MTKYIFVTGGVVSSLGKGVTAASIGRLLKSRGISVSIQKLDPYLNVDPGTMSPYQHGEVFVTEDGAETDLDLGHYERFIDENLTRDNNVTTGQIYAEVIAKERRGDYLGGTIQVIPHVTNEIKRRIALVARTSGAEVVICEVGGTVGDIEGLPFLEAIRQMRKDVGRENTVYIHVTLLPFMPATGELKTKPTQHSVRELRGIGIQPDVIVCRADFPVGEAVRDKIALFCDVEKRAVIPLITAETIYEVPLMLEEAGLTDFLLERLQCAPRKQDLDEWRRLVAEIKRPKERLSIGLVGKYVELQDAYISVKEALLHAGVAINRDVDIEWISSEDLERGRGLDRLQAVDGIVVPGGFGYRGIDGKIVAARYAREHKVPYLGLCLGMQIMCIEFARAVLNSEEPNSTEFDVTTQYPVIDLLPEQRSIEDLGGTMRLGIYPCRLVPGTRAWEAYQTDLVSERHRHRFEFNNAYRDLLGQAGMVFSGLSPDGRLVEIVELRDHPWMVGTQFHPEFKSRPNAPHPLFRDFLKAAEAHRRERLQAGQVSLMSVEEKTETA; translated from the coding sequence GTGACGAAATATATCTTTGTAACTGGCGGCGTGGTTAGCTCCCTCGGCAAGGGCGTGACGGCTGCATCCATCGGGCGGCTGCTCAAAAGCCGGGGCATTTCCGTTTCCATCCAGAAGCTGGACCCTTACCTCAACGTGGATCCCGGGACGATGTCGCCGTATCAGCACGGCGAGGTGTTCGTCACCGAGGATGGGGCCGAGACGGATCTGGACCTGGGCCATTACGAGCGGTTCATCGACGAGAACCTGACCCGGGATAACAACGTGACGACGGGCCAGATCTACGCGGAGGTGATCGCCAAGGAGCGGCGTGGCGATTACCTCGGCGGGACCATCCAGGTGATCCCCCATGTCACCAACGAGATCAAGCGGCGGATCGCTCTGGTGGCGAGGACGTCCGGCGCCGAGGTGGTGATCTGCGAGGTGGGCGGCACCGTGGGCGACATCGAGGGGCTTCCGTTCCTGGAAGCCATTCGTCAGATGCGCAAGGATGTGGGGCGGGAGAACACGGTCTACATCCACGTCACCCTGTTGCCCTTCATGCCGGCGACGGGGGAGCTGAAGACCAAGCCCACGCAGCACAGCGTGCGAGAGCTGCGCGGGATCGGGATCCAGCCGGACGTCATCGTGTGCCGTGCCGATTTCCCGGTCGGGGAGGCCGTGCGGGATAAGATCGCCCTGTTCTGTGACGTAGAGAAGCGGGCGGTCATCCCGTTGATCACGGCGGAGACGATCTATGAGGTCCCGCTGATGCTGGAGGAGGCCGGTCTCACCGATTTCCTGTTGGAGCGCCTCCAGTGCGCGCCGCGCAAGCAGGACCTGGACGAGTGGCGGCGGCTGGTCGCCGAGATCAAGCGCCCGAAGGAGCGGCTGTCCATCGGCCTGGTGGGGAAGTACGTGGAGTTGCAGGATGCCTACATCAGCGTGAAGGAGGCGTTGCTGCACGCCGGCGTCGCGATCAACCGGGACGTGGATATCGAATGGATCAGCTCGGAGGACCTGGAGCGCGGTCGCGGGCTGGATCGGCTGCAGGCCGTGGACGGCATCGTGGTGCCGGGGGGATTCGGCTACCGGGGCATCGATGGGAAGATCGTCGCCGCACGCTACGCCCGTGAGCACAAAGTCCCCTATCTGGGGCTATGCCTGGGCATGCAGATCATGTGCATCGAGTTCGCACGCGCCGTGTTGAACTCGGAGGAGCCCAACAGCACGGAGTTCGACGTGACGACCCAGTATCCGGTGATCGACCTGCTGCCGGAGCAGCGTTCCATTGAGGACCTGGGCGGCACCATGCGCCTGGGGATCTATCCGTGCCGCCTGGTGCCCGGGACCCGGGCGTGGGAGGCATACCAGACGGATCTGGTGTCGGAGCGTCATCGTCATCGCTTCGAGTTCAATAACGCGTACCGGGACCTGCTGGGGCAGGCCGGGATGGTGTTTAGCGGCCTCTCCCCCGACGGACGCCTGGTGGAGATCGTCGAGCTGCGGGATCACCCCTGGATGGTGGGCACACAGTTCCACCCGGAATTCAAGTCGCGCCCGAACGCTCCTCATCCCCTCTTCCGTGATTTCTTGAAGGCTGCCGAGGCACATCGGCGGGAGCGCCTCCAGGCGGGGCAGGTCTCCCTGATGTCGGTTGAGGAGAAGACGGAGACGGCGTGA
- a CDS encoding DEAD/DEAH box helicase, which produces MKPVFVALDLETTGLDPERDRIIEIGVVRFHSDGDIETWSTLVNPECPLPPRIEQLTGISSDELAHAPTLPMVLPTLRRFVGDAILVGHNVAFDIGFLRQAHLLEQNAAIDTFALASIVLPRQHSYALGALTETLGVTLKDAHRALADARAAAELFLALIRYAETHIPPDVIRRINHIARRCRDPWPLREIFQEIERRQARHAFTQSAPRPRPAPPMDIDEAEPPRARPPEEPPSRPLDVEALADMLSPGGAIATGLPGYEHRPQQIEMMKAIAQAFNEGGHLLVEAGTGIGKSLAYLLPAIQFAVANQERVVISTNTINLQDQLFDKDIPTLQRILGANVRCAILKGRSNYLCPRRFEALCRAPDLSADEMDVIARVLVWLATTTTGDQAELFLPSATYRAIWNRIASEPRGCTAERCLREQKGRCFFYQAHKRAQNAHIIIVNHALLLSDVATENRVLPEYTHLIIDEAHHLEEATTQQLGFSVSAEGIAQLLSTLHTTGRRPGLLDEILPRLRPLAEGRDLSPVQARVQTLQRAVQAARTATRLFFDAVWDFLREHTNQRLDGPYDVRILLDEGMRYQPAWSDLEIAWGEVSERLTDLAERLIDLADELSRWMGHDVEGLEGLVEDLTAAARHVAEHRDQIEAIVSSPHSNGIYWAEVSVRSGQLSLKAVPLHVGPLVEQHLLAPKRTVVMTSATLRTAGSFDYIRERLHAWDAEELAVGSPFNYEEQTLLYIPTDMPEPNQPRYQETVEQTIIELARATDGRLLALFTSYNQLRRTTEAVATALAPEGFAIFSQGDGTSRVQLLQGFRTTPKAVLLGTRSFWEGVDVVGQALSALVICRLPFAVPNDPIIRARSHTFEDPFNEYYLPDAILRFRQGFGRLIRSHNDIGVCVILDRRVISKAYGELFLKSLPTCHTIHGPLAHLPRLAARWLARERT; this is translated from the coding sequence ATGAAACCCGTATTCGTCGCCCTGGATTTAGAGACCACCGGCCTGGACCCGGAACGCGATCGCATCATCGAGATCGGCGTTGTGCGCTTCCACAGTGACGGCGACATCGAGACCTGGTCCACCCTGGTGAACCCGGAATGCCCGCTGCCGCCCCGGATCGAACAGCTCACCGGCATCTCCTCCGACGAACTCGCCCACGCGCCGACGCTCCCTATGGTGCTCCCCACGCTCCGACGCTTCGTGGGAGACGCCATCCTGGTCGGCCATAACGTGGCCTTCGACATCGGCTTCCTGCGCCAGGCCCATCTGCTGGAGCAGAACGCGGCTATCGACACCTTCGCCCTGGCCTCCATCGTGCTTCCCCGCCAGCATAGCTACGCATTGGGAGCGCTGACGGAGACCCTGGGCGTGACCCTGAAGGACGCGCATCGCGCCCTGGCCGACGCACGCGCCGCCGCCGAGCTCTTCCTGGCCCTGATCCGCTACGCGGAGACGCACATCCCCCCGGACGTGATCCGGCGCATCAATCACATCGCCCGGCGATGCCGAGACCCATGGCCCCTGCGCGAGATCTTCCAGGAGATCGAACGGCGCCAGGCCCGTCATGCGTTCACTCAATCGGCCCCCCGCCCTCGCCCGGCCCCCCCGATGGATATCGACGAGGCGGAGCCGCCGAGAGCCCGTCCGCCCGAGGAGCCGCCGAGCCGCCCGCTCGACGTCGAGGCGCTGGCCGACATGCTGTCGCCCGGAGGGGCCATCGCGACCGGGCTCCCCGGCTACGAGCACCGGCCGCAGCAGATCGAGATGATGAAGGCCATCGCCCAGGCCTTCAACGAGGGAGGGCACCTGCTGGTCGAGGCGGGCACCGGCATCGGCAAGTCGCTGGCCTACCTGCTGCCGGCCATCCAGTTCGCCGTGGCGAACCAGGAGCGGGTGGTGATCTCCACCAACACCATCAACCTGCAGGATCAGCTCTTCGACAAGGACATCCCCACCCTGCAACGCATCCTGGGGGCCAACGTCCGGTGCGCGATCCTGAAAGGGAGGAGCAACTACCTGTGCCCTCGCCGATTCGAGGCGCTGTGCCGGGCGCCGGACCTCTCCGCCGACGAGATGGACGTGATCGCCCGCGTGCTGGTCTGGCTGGCCACCACGACGACGGGGGATCAGGCGGAGCTGTTCCTACCCTCGGCGACCTATCGAGCCATCTGGAACCGCATCGCCAGCGAGCCCAGGGGCTGCACCGCGGAGCGCTGCCTGCGTGAGCAGAAGGGGCGTTGCTTCTTCTACCAGGCCCACAAGCGAGCTCAAAACGCGCACATCATCATCGTCAACCACGCGCTGTTGCTATCCGATGTGGCCACGGAGAACCGGGTGCTGCCCGAATACACCCATCTCATCATCGACGAGGCACACCATCTGGAGGAGGCCACGACCCAGCAGCTTGGCTTCTCCGTCAGTGCCGAGGGGATCGCCCAGCTCCTGAGCACGCTACACACCACCGGACGCCGACCCGGCCTGCTGGATGAGATCCTCCCGCGCCTGCGTCCCCTCGCGGAGGGGCGAGATCTCTCACCGGTTCAAGCTCGCGTCCAGACGCTGCAACGGGCCGTCCAGGCCGCCCGCACGGCGACGAGGCTCTTCTTCGATGCCGTGTGGGACTTCCTGCGCGAGCACACGAATCAACGCCTGGACGGCCCTTATGACGTGCGCATCCTGCTGGATGAGGGCATGCGCTATCAGCCGGCCTGGTCCGACCTGGAGATCGCATGGGGCGAGGTGAGCGAACGCCTCACGGATCTGGCCGAACGGCTCATCGATCTGGCCGACGAACTGAGCCGATGGATGGGACACGACGTCGAGGGCCTGGAGGGGCTGGTCGAAGATCTCACGGCAGCCGCGCGGCATGTCGCCGAGCACCGGGATCAGATCGAGGCCATCGTCTCATCCCCGCACTCCAACGGCATCTATTGGGCCGAGGTGTCGGTCCGCAGCGGGCAGCTCAGCCTGAAGGCCGTGCCATTACATGTGGGCCCCCTGGTGGAACAACACCTGCTGGCCCCCAAACGCACCGTGGTCATGACCTCGGCCACGCTGCGCACGGCCGGCTCCTTCGACTATATCCGGGAGCGGCTCCACGCCTGGGATGCGGAGGAGCTGGCCGTCGGCTCCCCCTTCAATTACGAGGAGCAAACGCTCCTCTACATCCCCACCGACATGCCGGAGCCGAACCAGCCCCGCTACCAGGAGACGGTGGAGCAGACCATCATCGAGCTGGCCCGGGCCACCGACGGACGACTACTGGCCCTGTTCACGTCCTATAATCAGCTGCGCCGCACGACGGAGGCGGTAGCCACGGCGTTGGCCCCGGAAGGGTTCGCCATCTTCAGCCAGGGGGATGGAACCTCTCGGGTCCAGCTCCTGCAGGGGTTCCGCACCACCCCCAAGGCGGTGCTGCTGGGCACGCGCAGCTTCTGGGAAGGAGTCGACGTGGTCGGCCAGGCGCTCAGCGCGCTGGTGATCTGCCGGCTCCCCTTCGCCGTGCCCAACGATCCCATCATCCGGGCCCGCAGCCACACCTTCGAGGATCCGTTCAACGAATATTACCTCCCCGACGCCATCCTGCGCTTCCGCCAGGGGTTCGGCCGTCTGATCCGCAGCCACAACGACATCGGCGTCTGCGTCATCCTGGATCGGCGCGTGATCAGCAAGGCGTACGGCGAGCTGTTCCTGAAATCCCTGCCCACCTGTCACACGATCCATGGGCCGCTGGCCCACCTGCCTCGCCTGGCCGCCCGCTGGCTGGCCCGGGAACGGACTTGA
- the efp gene encoding elongation factor P: MIGVTEMRKGTIVELDGELYRVLEYQHHKPGRGNAIIRTKLRNLRSGATIDRTFTSGERVQDVRLDHHTVQYLYHDGDLYYFMDMETFEQPALNASVLGDAVYYLTEGVTVELQTYEGEPIDVQLPTTVDLKVVEAEPGFAGDTAASATKQVTVETGLKVQVPLFINVGDVIRVDTRNGNYVTRV; the protein is encoded by the coding sequence ATGATCGGCGTGACGGAGATGCGCAAGGGCACCATCGTCGAGTTGGACGGCGAGCTGTATCGCGTGCTGGAGTACCAGCACCATAAACCCGGACGGGGCAACGCCATCATCCGGACCAAGCTGCGCAATCTCCGAAGTGGTGCCACCATCGATCGCACGTTCACTTCCGGCGAACGGGTCCAGGACGTGCGTCTGGACCACCACACGGTCCAGTATCTCTATCACGACGGCGACCTCTACTACTTCATGGACATGGAGACGTTCGAGCAGCCGGCGCTGAACGCCTCCGTGCTGGGCGACGCCGTCTACTACCTGACGGAGGGGGTGACCGTCGAACTGCAGACGTACGAGGGAGAGCCCATCGACGTCCAGCTCCCCACGACGGTGGATCTGAAGGTCGTGGAGGCGGAGCCGGGATTTGCCGGCGACACGGCCGCCAGTGCCACCAAACAGGTCACCGTGGAGACCGGCCTGAAGGTCCAGGTGCCGCTCTTCATCAACGTCGGCGACGTCATCCGGGTGGACACGCGCAACGGCAACTACGTGACCCGGGTGTGA
- a CDS encoding DUF362 domain-containing protein gives MKLDRIIDALHLRDRVKGETVAIKMHLGGNVGYSTIHPVFVRRVVQAVKDGGGKPFVTDHSGSAMTAWQRGYTEETLGCPIYPVAGPDEKYSYTYERPYKNVKEWHMAGMIRDATFLIDLAHVKGHPSCGYGGVFKNLALGCMTRQTRGDMHDTVHYDKYWFKEKCPDAATRQKIIESCPFGALVEDKEDPEEIHIHFDNCNQCGRCLRVAPPGSLKIDPVNFASFQEANAIAVDLVLSTFEPGKAVFINIATHMTPVCDCFGFTGLPILPDVGVFGSDDIVAVEQATLDVIGRHRLIEENVPLSMEVHTREGHPFQWLHGPYKNPYLVVEYGEKLGLGTREYELIDIMPLEKIERKPMDYIAADQM, from the coding sequence ATGAAGCTGGATCGAATCATCGACGCGCTTCACCTGCGTGATCGCGTCAAAGGGGAGACGGTTGCGATCAAAATGCATCTAGGCGGCAACGTCGGCTACTCCACGATCCACCCCGTCTTCGTGCGGCGCGTGGTGCAGGCGGTGAAGGACGGTGGCGGCAAACCGTTTGTGACCGATCACTCCGGCAGTGCCATGACGGCCTGGCAACGCGGGTACACGGAGGAGACGCTCGGCTGCCCGATCTACCCCGTGGCCGGCCCCGACGAGAAGTATTCCTACACCTACGAGAGGCCCTATAAGAACGTCAAGGAATGGCACATGGCGGGGATGATCCGGGATGCCACATTCCTGATCGACCTGGCGCACGTGAAGGGACATCCCTCCTGCGGGTATGGGGGCGTGTTCAAGAACCTGGCCCTGGGCTGTATGACCCGCCAGACCCGAGGCGATATGCACGACACGGTGCATTACGACAAGTACTGGTTTAAGGAGAAATGCCCCGACGCGGCCACCCGCCAGAAGATCATCGAGTCGTGCCCCTTCGGCGCGCTGGTGGAGGATAAAGAGGATCCGGAGGAGATCCACATCCACTTTGACAACTGCAATCAGTGTGGGCGCTGTCTTCGGGTGGCGCCGCCCGGGTCACTGAAGATCGATCCCGTCAACTTCGCCTCCTTCCAGGAGGCGAACGCCATCGCCGTCGACCTGGTCCTGAGCACGTTCGAGCCCGGCAAGGCCGTGTTCATCAACATCGCCACCCACATGACGCCGGTGTGCGACTGTTTCGGCTTCACGGGGCTCCCCATCCTGCCGGACGTGGGAGTCTTCGGATCGGATGATATCGTCGCCGTGGAACAGGCCACGCTGGACGTCATCGGGCGACACCGCCTCATCGAGGAGAACGTGCCCCTGTCGATGGAGGTGCATACCCGCGAGGGGCACCCCTTCCAATGGCTTCATGGCCCGTACAAGAACCCCTACCTGGTCGTCGAGTACGGCGAGAAGCTGGGGCTGGGCACTCGGGAATACGAGCTGATCGACATCATGCCGCTGGAGAAGATCGAGCGCAAGCCCATGGACTACATCGCCGCCGATCAGATGTAG
- a CDS encoding LysM peptidoglycan-binding domain-containing protein, producing MKAKRFWRALIIGTLLASLVILLLPGPAMACDPVYHQVRAGETLGSIAARYGVSVWAIARANGLANINYIYVGQWLRIPICRPSAPPSGSYRIHIVRPGETLSLIAARYGVSMWELARINGIRNVNRIYVGQRLAIPVPYSPPLWPPYPPYPPPPPPSPPPSCSITPILGFGRVWNSHLNVQAALGCATEPEFSTDATQQRFQQGIVLWRADENRFWVLWNDRRWGEYAADQWYSVAWQLGWPVDAGALTKVSIQHFDGGTMLWTPTLGIYVLYSNGIWQHFN from the coding sequence ATGAAAGCCAAAAGGTTCTGGCGAGCGCTCATCATCGGCACATTACTCGCCAGCCTGGTGATCCTCTTGTTGCCTGGCCCGGCCATGGCATGCGACCCCGTCTATCACCAGGTGCGGGCAGGAGAGACGCTAGGCAGCATTGCCGCCCGTTATGGGGTCAGCGTATGGGCCATCGCTAGAGCAAACGGGCTCGCGAACATCAACTACATCTACGTCGGGCAATGGCTACGCATCCCCATCTGTCGGCCGTCAGCTCCCCCATCGGGCTCTTATCGCATTCACATCGTGCGACCGGGAGAAACGCTGAGCCTGATCGCCGCCCGTTACGGGGTCAGCATGTGGGAGCTGGCCCGCATCAACGGGATCCGAAACGTGAATCGGATCTACGTGGGACAGCGCCTGGCAATTCCCGTCCCGTATTCGCCGCCGTTGTGGCCGCCCTATCCGCCCTATCCGCCGCCACCACCGCCGTCACCGCCGCCGAGTTGTAGTATCACGCCGATTCTCGGGTTTGGCCGTGTATGGAACTCCCACCTGAATGTACAAGCCGCTCTGGGCTGCGCGACGGAGCCCGAGTTCAGCACCGACGCCACGCAACAGCGCTTCCAGCAAGGGATCGTCCTCTGGCGAGCGGATGAGAACCGATTCTGGGTGCTGTGGAATGACCGACGATGGGGCGAATATGCCGCCGACCAATGGTATAGCGTCGCCTGGCAGCTCGGCTGGCCGGTGGACGCGGGAGCGCTGACCAAGGTATCCATCCAGCATTTCGACGGCGGCACCATGCTGTGGACGCCCACCCTGGGCATCTACGTCCTCTACAGCAACGGCATCTGGCAACACTTCAATTAG